One stretch of Toxoplasma gondii ME49 chromosome XI, whole genome shotgun sequence DNA includes these proteins:
- a CDS encoding hypothetical protein (encoded by transcript TGME49_309405), which translates to MPLGTGSSNRLVAEGPGCCLFQSARCVPPSVLKREIHQKRKYNSYLDLSSESSLDVNCECLRSCCRRVSGRRQQVNWTKHFVDRKDRTQRRGALFCTTHFQ; encoded by the exons ATGCCTTTAGGAACTGGTTCTTCTAACCGCCTTGTCGCTGAAGGTCCTGGCTGTTGTCTCTTTCAATCAGCTCGATGTGTGCCCCCTAG CGTTCTCAAGCGCGAGATCCATCAGAAGCGCAAGTACAACTCATATTTAGATCTGTCTTCGGAATCTTCGCTAGACGTCAACTGCGAATGCCTTCGCAGCTGCTGTCGGCGCGTTTCCGGTAGGCGCCAACAGGTTAACTGGACTAAACATTTCGTTGACAGAAAAGACCGTACACAACGACGAGGGGCGTTATTTTGCACGACACACTTCCAGTGA